The Pseudomonas sp. FP198 genomic interval TTCGTGCCAGTAGAGATGGGTTTCCACCGGCGGCACGTCGTTGACCGGCAGCAGGAAAGCATGCAGATCGTGGCGACGGGCGAAACGTTCGGGAACGGTCATGACCATGTCGGTCTGCTGGAGCACCTGGGAAGCCATCAGGTAATGCTGCGAGCGCAGGGCGATCTTGCGCTGGATGCCCATCTTGCCCAATGCCAGGTCGACATAACCGAGGCCGTTGCGGCGGCTGGAGATATGCACGTGGGTCTGGGCCAGGTAATCATCCAGGCTGAGTTTTTCCTTGCCCGCCAACGGGTGGCCCTTGCGCATGGCACACACGTAGCGATCTTCCATCAACTTGACGTGGCGCACCTGCGGATCGGTATTGAGTGGGGCGTCAACCGCGAAATCCAGGCGCCCGGCGGCCAGCTCCTTGGTGGTTTCCCGGCGCTTGGACAGGAAACTCTCGATGGCCACGGTCGGCGCCAGGCGGCGCAGGCGCTGGAACAGCGGCGGCAGGATCACGCCCTCGGTGAGGTCGGTCATGCTGATGCGATAGGTCTTGGCGGCTTGCAGCGGGTTAAAGATCCGGCTTTCCTGCACCGACACCCGTAGCAGCGACAGGGCGTTGCGCACCGGCCCGATAATATTCTGCGCCATCGGCGTGGGCACCATGCCTTGGGCAGTACGCACGAACAGCGGGTCGTTGAACGTCTCGCGCAAACGCGCCAGGGC includes:
- a CDS encoding LysR family transcriptional regulator — encoded protein: MNLSKVDLNLFIVFDAIYTEANLTRAGQIVGITQPAVSNALARLRETFNDPLFVRTAQGMVPTPMAQNIIGPVRNALSLLRVSVQESRIFNPLQAAKTYRISMTDLTEGVILPPLFQRLRRLAPTVAIESFLSKRRETTKELAAGRLDFAVDAPLNTDPQVRHVKLMEDRYVCAMRKGHPLAGKEKLSLDDYLAQTHVHISSRRNGLGYVDLALGKMGIQRKIALRSQHYLMASQVLQQTDMVMTVPERFARRHDLHAFLLPVNDVPPVETHLYWHESTDQDPANRWMREQMIELCQQVTAHEKKLDKV